One genomic segment of Chelonia mydas isolate rCheMyd1 chromosome 1, rCheMyd1.pri.v2, whole genome shotgun sequence includes these proteins:
- the LOC102937695 gene encoding olfactory receptor 51G2-like, which translates to MSAVNDTKFKSKVFLLTGIPGQEDVQNLWISLPLCLMYVISILGNSVILFIIKTDLSLHEPMYIFLSMLGVTDLGLSIATIPTILGIYLFNSREISLDACFTQLFFIQSLHCIESSVLLLMAFDRFIAIRDPLRYSSILTLPRIAKMGLVCVLRGVAVMLPLPLLLKRFRYCRLNVLSHSYCMHQEVMKMACSDIRVNNIYGLFITVLTVGLDSLLIFLSYLMILKTVLSIAFHKEFLRALNTCVSHFCAVLLFYTPEFSLTLIHRFGKGSSPLLQIVLGYINLLVPPLINPIVYSMKSKHLRSRIIRVFVK; encoded by the coding sequence ATGTCAGCTGTCAATGACACCAAATTCAAATCTAAAGTGTTCCTTCTCAccgggatacctgggcaggaagaTGTCCAAAATCTCTGGATCTCTCTCCCGTTGTGCTTAATGTATGTCATTTCAATATTAGGAAACTCAGTCATTCTATTCATTATAAAAACTGATCTAAGCCTCCATGAGCcaatgtacattttcctttcgaTGTTGGGCGTCACAGACCTCGGCTTATCGATAGCCACCATACCCACTATACTGGGCATATACTTGTTTAACTCTAGGGAGATCAGCCTCGACGCCTGCTTTACCCAGCTGTTCTTTATCCAGTCACTTCACTGCATTGAATCCTCCGTGCTCTTGTTGATGGCCTTTGACCGCTTCATCGCAATCCGTGACCCACTGAGATATTCTTCCATCTTAACCCTCCCGAGAATAGCCAAGATGGGACTGGTGTGTGTTCTAAGAGGGGTGGCTGTGATGCTCCCACTCCCCCTTCTCCTGAAACGGTTCCGGTATTGTCGATTGAATGTCCTCTCCCATTCTTACTGTATGCACCAGGAGGTAATGAAGATGGCTTGTTCAGATATCAGAGTCAACAATATCTATGGCTTGTTTATTACAGTCTTAACGGTGGGGTTGGACTCGCTGCTCATCTTTCTCTCATATTTGATGATCCTCAAAACGGTGCTGAGCATCGCATTCCACAAAGAGTTCCTCAGGGCCCTGAACACCTGCGTCTCCCACTTCTGCGCCGTCCTGCTCTTCTACACACCAGAgttcagcctgactttgatacaCAGATTTGGGAAGGGCtcttctcccttgcttcagattgtCCTGGGCTATATCAACCTCCTGGTTCCTCCTCTGATTAACCCAATTGTGTACAGCATGAAAAGCAAACACCTTCGTTCGAGGATAATCAGGGTGTTCGTGAAGTAA